The Peromyscus leucopus breed LL Stock chromosome 4, UCI_PerLeu_2.1, whole genome shotgun sequence genome segment AAACTCTCTCATCTTTCCACTGTCAAAGTTACATGCTCTTCTCTCTTGGCATCTCTGCTTCTAATAATGGTGAAacattccttcttcccatcaAAAGGAAATCCATCTTAGCCTTGTCTCATGTCTTTAAAACttccatgttttatttaattcctcTCTTAACCTTGCCCATCACAGAGAGGCCCCTCATATCATATCCCCAGTCTCAATACTAAAACTTCCTCTTCATTCCCACTTTCTATTCCTTCTATCATTTATGATAGTTGGTTTTTCATTAATATGACAGCCTATCCTCACCATcaacaaaaatagtttaaaaaatacttaaatgttGATTTGGGCTAATAAATTCAGAGTTTTCAGAGTCTTCTGCTAGCTTCATTGCCTTTTTAGGCCTGTGCCAAAACAGACACATGGTAAGGTGGAAAAGAGCTACTCTCCTCATGTTTTGGACAGGAAGTTGTGGGGAGTTTCCAACcttgttgttttaaagaaacaTCACCAGAGACCAATTATGTCCTGCATCTAATAACTCATTCAACTGTGAACTTATTAATGGATTAATACATTGATGGAGTTAGAACTCTCATGATCTGATCATGTCTCAATAGTGCCACCAGGTCATGTGCAAGCCTTCATTATATGAGACTTTGAGTTGAGTATTTCATATCTTGCCCTAAGCCAAATCTCCAATGTCCACATAGTACTTTGTCCTAGGTGGATAGTTAGTAAGTAAATTTTGAATGGATTTGTTTCCTGTCCTCTACCAAGAAATAGATACATAATGCCCAAACTCTTGGGAATCTCCTCCTAAATTATTAGATAATTAAATTCAACCAAGACTGATAGAAAACTCACACAATGGGAACTTAAATAAGATAGTggtttatttctttcatatatgaaaCTAGTGGGTCAGGCCAGACTGGGTTCCATGTTGGCTCCATGACGCCACCAGAGGCCAAGTATTCTATCTTTCTGCTTCACCAATCTTAAGTTTACCTAAGCTATCACTTGATGTAGGTGACAAGATGTGACACGTGAAGTATTTCCAGGTGAGTCTAATCTCTGAAGGAACCATTTTAGAAACCCTACAGGATACTTCCACTCATATATCAGGGGCCACATTAAGTGCATGACTTTATTTAGATGCAACGAtagtaaaatatctttattttttattttttttattttttcctttttttaaaattttattttattttattttacaatactattcaattctacataatagccacagattcccttgttctctcccttcttgccccctccccttccccccagcccactgcccattcccacctcctccagatcaaggtctcccccaggactgggatcgacctgatagactcagtccaggcaggtccagtcctctcctcccagattgagccaagcgtccctgtataagtcccaggtttcaaacagctaactcatgcaatgagcccaggacctggtaccactgcctagatgcctcccaaacagatcaagccaatcgactgtctcacctattcagagggcctgatccagttgggggcccctcagcctttggttcataggacatgagtgggagcaatgaagggcgagggtcgagggaaagagagagggagatcctagctggatcaagaaaagagaaggagaacaaggaataggagaccatggtaaatgaagaccacatgagaaaaggaagaaacaaagagctaaagaggcccacagaaatccacaaagatacccccacaaaagactgctggcaatggtggagagatagccgggactgacctactctggtgatgggatggccaaacaccctaatagttgtgccataaaccccatccaaggactgagaaatctggatgcagacatccaaggctaggccccgggtggagtgctgggagtctaattagtgagaaagaggagggtttatatgagtgagaattgttgaaaccaaggttggataaagcacagggacaaataaccaaatgaatggaaaatatctttatttttgagaacaaTGTGCCCAGGTGACAACTGAGGTTCTGGTgtcaagaagaaaaaggaaattcgTCTCAAAAGAGCAACTAATAATCATCATTATGTGGCTAATGTGGGGAGCTTTGAtggagaagatgatgatgataaagatgatgatgatgatgatgatgatgatttggaGGGCTAACAGGGTGTGTCTCAAaggactaaattttttttttttgggggggagtgtTGGTTTTAGCAgcactcttaccctgcaaggaaaagtCACAGAACACAGTAAAaacccactaacaagagtttcattaagaaaaggagaaaaggacagGGTGTGATCAGGCCTGCTGGAAAGACAtgtgaagaggagagggagggtacATGGGATCTGCCTTTTAAGGACTAccctgcacatgcgcacatgagcccatgtggctactccatgcatgtgcatagaacATGTGGTCACGCTGCATGTAATTTATGTGACCATGCAGCACATAGATTACATAGGACATATGAACCtgaaatgactaggtggaaatGCCTAAGTGTCTCTCGTCGGGGCATGCGTGAACATGGGGACATGGCTAGAATTCCTATCAGGGAGCCTGACTTCTCCCCCATTTTCCTTGTGTTTCTAGTCATCCTTAGCTTGATAGCATGTAGAGATACAGAATTCCAAGACAATGAAAAAGGTAATCTAGTTTTCCTGGGAATCGAGAGCAAAAGTCTCTGCCTCTTCTGTGCTGAAATCGGGGGCACACCAACTTTGCAGCTTAAGGTGAGTAACTGCAGCTGGCGAGGGAGGTATATCAATTAGACTTTTATTTAAGGTGGCTTATCAGGTTACAGAATAAAAATGATATCCCTGCAAGTTTGCACTCTTCAGAGTAGGAAAGGAACCCTCACCTGGCTGGTCCCCAAATAAGTAACAATGCCACTGAGTAGATACAGCACTTATTTTTCTAACCCCAGAGAACAGGATTTAAATGTGAAAAGCAGAGCATCAAACCATGGAAATGTTTCTGAACAGTGAAGGAACAGTGGCTTTTCCATCTGTAGTCATTTTGTAACTTTCTCCTAGACATCCTCAGAGATGATGCTAATATGCCACACTTAGGCAAAAGATTGCTAATCTGGACTTTTCATAATGCATATTTGTATCTGTgtgctaaaagaaaatatttatagataAAAGTCTCATCCCTTGCTAATGACGGAAATTGCAATGCATACATTCACTTAGAGGTTGGGAATTCAGGCTGGCTGGCGCAAAACTGTAGATGGATGCATATCCGAAGCCTTCCACCGCTACCCCATTCTTTTCCAGGGAACACTATGTCTCAAAGAATCCATACCCCCTTGTATCATGGGATGGTTGGAAAAAGCCAGGCGATTTGGAAACTCCTGGGTGCCTGTTCTGAAAGCTTGCTGTCTTTTCCTTTGCCTGTATCCCTGACCCACGTCCCTCCTACTGGGCATAGCATTTACTCCCATGATGTGCACTTAGTGCTCGGTTGCTGTAGCCCCTCCCTGGTCCTCCTCACTAACAAGCCTCTTTCTTATCCTAGGATGTAGACATCATGGACATCTACAATGAGAATAAAGCACAGAAAGCCTTTCTCTTCTACCACAGCACAGAGGGCTCCACTTCTGCCTTTCAGTCAGTCGCCTATCCTGGCTGGTTCATAGCCACCCCTTCCACAGCAAGACAGGCAATCATTCTCACACAGCAGAGGGGTGAAGTTAATAACACTAACTTCTACTTAGAGTCTGAGAATTAGAATCCAGCATGGGACATATGTGGCTGAGTCCAGGACAAAGACTCAAATAGTTGGAGAATCTTTTACTTGAAAACACAGCAAGGCATCTTAAAAGACCACCACGTCACCTCTTCTCCAGACATCCATTTCTGAAATGCCTCATCTGAACATCATTCCAGTGTGAAGCCCAAGAATCACTTTCATCCTTTCCTGATCTTGCCTCACCATCCGTTCAGCTACCACGTACAGTCAAGTCACCGTCTTCTTACATGCAACTCTCCCTCCCTGTGCTCACAGCAGCCCATGGTGCAGAGATGTGGATTCCAAGCAGTCAATGCAAGAGTCTTCCTTCTTAACTTTATGTATGTTTGTTGTAAATATGACAAATACCTAAAAGGTAAATATCAAGAATGAggcaataaatataaaagaacattttctgtGTCTTGATGATCACAATAGATTCAGAACATCATCAGCTAATAATTTGACACAcaatgtacatttttattatggTGACTGTTAACCAAACTGAATATAAACTGGGTCCAACTTTCAAAGAGTAATTCACATCTATTTGGATTTCAAACTAATTATACTGTCTTTATTTAACCTTGTAAAGTGATTGGAAGTTGAAGGGTCAGCTCtgatattttcttgtgttttctggaATTTCAGGAGTGTCGGTGGGCTAGTTTAAAGTCAGTTGCCTATTGTGTGAGGGTTTGGGggtttgaataataatggccCCTATAGACTTAGAATGCTTAggtaccagggagtggaactgtttgaaaggattacaagaattaggagctgtggccttgttggagaaagtatgtcattgAGAAtgtactttgaggtttcaaaagcccattgcCAGGCCAgagtctttctctctgcctataTATGGATCAGGATACACaactctcagccccttctccagcaccccatttgcctgcatgctgccatgatccctgccatgatgattgatgatggactaacctctgaaactgtaagcaagcccccgattaaacgttttcttttataagagttggcaAGGTCATGGTGCTTCTTCACAACAActgaacagtgactaagatagaGGGATACTTTAGCTAGAAGCCACATGGATTGCAATAGACTATGAAATCCTGAATACAGACATGAGCGTGGGCATCTCTCTTCCTTCAGACCCCAATATGCAAAGCAGTGCCTTAGGCCTTGTAATGCTGCAGACCCACTGCTGAGCTCAAAGTTCTTGGCCAGGAGAAATATGTTCCAAAACCTGTGTTGGCATTATCTCCTGTAACAGCATCACCAGTGATGCTGTTCAGGATGTTCCTTGAATCCTGCCTTACATCTCATAGCTTACCTCTTAGTCCTGTCATTATTAGGCAACAAGCTTCAAGAAGGCATTATATGacagtgtcttaattagggtttcta includes the following:
- the Il36b gene encoding interleukin-36 beta isoform X1; its protein translation is MPSTETPLQTVLNEEGQATMASCPPFSELYPPNESSEWGEMHKESQLYPRTYKIHDSQHMVWVLTGNSLIAVPASNNVKPVILSLIACRDTEFQDNEKGNLVFLGIESKSLCLFCAEIGGTPTLQLKDVDIMDIYNENKAQKAFLFYHSTEGSTSAFQSVAYPGWFIATPSTARQAIILTQQRGEVNNTNFYLESEN
- the Il36b gene encoding interleukin-36 beta isoform X2 is translated as MASCPPFSELYPPNESSEWGEMHKESQLYPRTYKIHDSQHMVWVLTGNSLIAVPASNNVKPVILSLIACRDTEFQDNEKGNLVFLGIESKSLCLFCAEIGGTPTLQLKDVDIMDIYNENKAQKAFLFYHSTEGSTSAFQSVAYPGWFIATPSTARQAIILTQQRGEVNNTNFYLESEN
- the Il36b gene encoding interleukin-36 beta isoform X3; the encoded protein is MEERSQLYPRTYKIHDSQHMVWVLTGNSLIAVPASNNVKPVILSLIACRDTEFQDNEKGNLVFLGIESKSLCLFCAEIGGTPTLQLKDVDIMDIYNENKAQKAFLFYHSTEGSTSAFQSVAYPGWFIATPSTARQAIILTQQRGEVNNTNFYLESEN